CTCTCCCAAGGGGCTCCAGACACTCCATGTCTGATCTGCCTGCATGCACAGCATCCTCACAGGGAGCCCTGGGCATGGAGAGGACCCAGCACTGAGCCTGTTCTGACTCCAATGCAGGGTCTgagcccctccagccccagggctccccGTTCCCCACAGTCACCCAGCAGGTGTGTCCAGATGTTGCCTGTCTCAGTGTGTATCCGGAAGATGCTCCGGAAGCAGGCACGGAAGGAGGGCATGGGGGGCCGGTGTCCGTGCAGGAGGTAATCATTGTCCTTGAGCCAGTCGGGCAGGACGTCATACGGGATCACACGCCAGCGTCCTTCCCACACCTGCAACACACCAGGGGGATCAGAGCCCCAGACCCACAGGGAACaacccagccctggctgctcctcagggagAAGAAGTTTGGCTTCTCAGACATCAGGTGCCCTGTGGACCCTGTCAGCCACCCACCCACATCCTGCACTTTGCTCCACAAAACCCCCAGGGAGTGATTTTACCCTCACCTCAGTTAGCACATGGTTTGACTCTCAGGCCCCAAAGGATTGATTCCAGGATCCCCCAGGGAGGCAGGGGCGATTGATACCATCAGCTTTAACCTTTCCACACCCACAGACTGTTCCCTGTGGTGGGAATTCCCGTTTGATCAGGGAAGAAGCACAGGAGCCACAGTGACTGTGGGCACTGGGTGACACCCCAGccagcactggggctgctgggccACACCCAGGCCCACAGGAACACCGGGATTGCTCCCAGGCCCTCACCCACTATGGCTCCCATCCTGGCCATCCCCACTGGGatcagcccagcagagctgaagcaaGCTGGGGCCATGTGGAGCTTTATTCTGACACAGCCTGTCACCCCAAACCCTGGGATTGGGGAATCTGCTCCAAAGTCAAGACCGGGGGATCACCACCAGCTCCAGTACCTTGTACACAAACTCTTCCATCTTCTCCATGGCATGGTGAGCCTGCAGGGGCAGGGTCAGCACCCgcaccacctcctcctcctcttcctcacgGGCTGCCGGGCCTGGCGGATCCTCAGCCTGCAGGGAGAAGAGCCGGGAGGGAATTATTCCAGCCCCTGGGAGAGGAATCATCCCTGCTCTTCTGAGGGCATCTGGGGCTTCATCCCTCTGAGAGGACAAGGCAGGACCCCCAGTCACCCTCGTTTATGCAACACGCTGCTGCCTGACCCGTCCTGGGCAGGCTAATCCCAGATTTATCCTGTCGAAAAGTGGGATTACCACCAGGGATTTTCATCCCTACAACCAAGGCTGGAACCGCCGCTCGGCGCAGCCGGGACACCCGGGCAGAGACAGCTCCGAGCTGGGAACGCTCTGGCTCCCGGCACATCTGCTCTCCTCAGCCGGGAAAGGGTTCGGGAAGGTgattccctgccctggggaaaTGCTGGGAACAGGCGGCCCAGACACAGCGATCCCGGTGACTCCATCCCTGCCGGCAGGAACAGCGTTCGGGCTGGCTCGGAGCTGCGCTCCGCTAGTTATTAATGGGATAACGGGCAGATTCCCGGGATAATCCGCGGGGACGGAGCGAGGAGACCgagccaggctctgcctccCCGCCCGCCCGAGGGTCTCGGAGGGGCTCACGCTGGCAGCTCCGGTGGCTCCTTGGTCCCCTTTCTCCTCCAGGAGCGGCCCCAGCTCGGCGAGCTCCAGGTGCGCCCGTTCCCGCTCCCGCTCCCGGCCGGCGGCCGCCAGCCCGCTGCCCGCCCCGGCGGGGGCCTTGCGGGACGCCATCGGGCCGGCGGGTGCTCCGGGCCAGCCGATGAAGGTCTTTCCGCGTCCTTCTGCCGCCGCGCTGCGGGTGGAAGAAGCAGAGTTACCGggagcggcgggagcggcggcagggctctccctgctgggctggaagcaGACAACCCCTCTCTTCCCTGCCCGTCCCTCACCGGCCGCTACATcccgcgggcggcggcggcggcaccggAAGCAACGCCGAGGGAACGGGAAGGCACAGCTCCGCTTCCGGGCTCGGGGCCGCGCCCCCAGGgccccagcctggggaaagCGCTCTGTGATTGCTCAGGATCCCTGTCTGTCTCTCGTTCCTCCCGCCCCGACGGCCAGCGCCCTCTGCGATTGGTGGAGCTGCCTCGCTGGGCGCGGGCGGGAGGCGCTCTGGCCGCCCTGCTCGGCTCCATGGCTGCGCGCTCGGCTGCCCCCTGCTGGCTCGGAGCGGAGGGAGCCGAGCgcccgggggctgcggggccaCCGACACCGCCTTCGAGTGAATTATCCGGGATTATCTATCAATTCATTATCCNNNNNNNNNNNNNNNNNNNNNNNNNNNNNNNNNNNNNNNNNNNNNNNNNNNNNNNNNNNNNNNNNNNNNNNNNNNNNNNNNNNNNNNNNNNNNNNNNNNNNNNNNNNNNNNNNNNNNNNNNNNNNNNNNNNNNNNNNNNNNNNNNNNNNNNNNNNNNNNNNNNNNNNNNNNNNNNNNNNNNNNNNNNNNNNNNNNNNNNNNNNNNNNNNNNNNNNNNNNNNNNNNNNNNNNNNNNNNNNNNNNNNNNNNNNNNNNNNNNNNNNNNNNNNNNNNNNNNNNNNNNNNNNNNNNNNNNNNNNNNNNNNNNNNNNNNNNNNNNNNNNNNNNNNNNNNNNNNNNNNNNNNNNNNNNNNNNNNNNNNNNNNNNNNNNNNNNNNNNNNNNNNNNNNNNNNNNNNNNNNNNNNNNNNNNNNNNNNNNNNNNNNNNNNNNNNNNNNNNNNNNNNATTATCTGGGATTATCTATCATCTTGAATTATCTGGGGTTATCTATCAATTCATTCTGAATTACCTGGGATTATCTATCAATTCAGGATGAATTATCTGGGGTTATCTATCAAGGTGAATTATCTGTGATTATCTATCAATTAATCTTGAATTATCTGTGATTATCTATCAATTCAAGATGAATTCTCTGCCCCTAGGATCAATTATCTCACCTTTTGGAAACCTAGCTGTCGAAATTCAACTTCTCCAAGAGAAGATActttaatgaagaaaagaacTTTGTGTTTCAAACATTGAGTAAAGTCACATCACCAAAAGAATATGTATTAGGCAAGTGAAGAATGTGCTTTAGATAGACGGGTTCGTGTAAATTTACTGTGTAAAAGATTTAACCTTTTACCCCTCAGTGTGCTTGATTTGTGGAAACCTCCTCTTTGTACCTGGTGCAGAATAAATAATGTTTCCTTTCTAAGGTGACTGCATTTAGAGAGCTCCTAAAGTCagtgttataaatgaaattagacAATTAGGTTTATTGAGTTAacagcaattaaattaaaaataaatacaatttagtGAATTGAATAGCAATTTGGTATGAAAAATACAATGTAGTAAAAGAATACCGTTTAGTCAATTGAATAGCAATTTGGTATAaatgaatacaatttagtaaaacaaatacaatttaTGTATGTAATTTGCCAGTAACTAAGTACAATTAAAACATAAGCAAAACTGAGCAGGGTACGGAGAGGGCTTCTCACCCCACCTCACACACCAAACAAAGCAATTCAAACTAAATTTATATACTACATGCTTATACATATTCGATAATGTTTCCTGTAAGTTTCCTCCCACTTTCAGTTCTTAAATTCTTAAGAATTAAATCACTATACTTCATGGTTCATGCTTCACTTGTTCCTTCAGCCTTCAGTCATCTTCTGGTGGTCTTTGGATGAAAGCCTACACTCATCCTCGTTGTCCTCTGGATAACCTCACGGGTTGCTCGTGTGTACTAAGCATTGTGTGATGTAAGCAAGCATTATGTTCCAATAATTAGCCTTGCACTTCGCAGTTAAAACCATAATTTCAAACCCTATGCTTCAAGTCGTTCCAGCTTTGTCCATATCAAGGTTGATTCTGTCTTGAGACATTCCTTATCTTAAAACTACATCCTGTATCCTATTTTTAACGTGTAACATCTGCAAAGGGCTCCATCTGCCTTGTAACACTAATTCCATTTATTGCTTTATAATAACAACTTTTCAAATAGTTACAATTTAGTTAGCACGAATCATCTCCATTTCTCCCATCAGCAACAAGAGGGGACAGACCCTGTCATCCATttgtgctgtccctgtgtccccgcAGCACCGCCTGCCTGCCCACAGGTCCCACCTGTGGCCACTGAAGGCTTTCCTGAATGGCCACAGCGAAGATCAGTGGCCGAGGTCACCCCTGGCCCAGTGGGGTGGCTCATCTTTCCCTGCCCAAAGGTTTCATTTCCTTGGCTGACGAGAGCCGGAGACTCCCGGCCGCCAGAGGCACAATGGTGGATCCTGTTCCCCATCAATCATTCATGGCCTCGCGGCTGGAAGGGATTTCTTGGGGGCTGCTggtgtgggaagggaggagggattTTCCAACCTTGGTGATGTTATATAGGTgttggcagtgccagggaaggttAGAGGCACCTGGGTTGCCCACTATCCCCACAGGGTGAGTGATGAAGGGGCTGAAGGGAACACAGGATTTAGAGAGGACCTGGGTTTGGAAGGGACATGGGTTTGTAGGGGACACAGGGTTTGGTGGGGACACAAAGTCTGTAGGGCACATGGGTTTGTAGGGGACACAGGGTCTGGAGGGGACGCAGGATTTGGAGGAGCCACAGGGTTTGGATGGGACACAGGACAGGAGACATGGGACGTGTGAAGGGAGGGGACGTGATTGGGAGGGGACATGGATTTGGAGAGAACAcaggtttggggctttttgggGTGTGATGGGAGATGGTGGAGGTAGAAAATGAtgtgggaattttgggatctCCCCACCTTCTGCTGGAGCCATGGGGTCCAGGACAAATCAGGGCTGGCTGtggccagggctctgctctcccctccacAGGGACAAACACTGCCGTGTTCCCCCTCCTGGTGTCTCCATGGGTGTCTTGAGCTGCATGAAGTACCTGATGTTCATCTTCAACGTGCTGGTGTTTGTGAGTCCACCTGGGCCCTGCAGGGTGCAGGGGTGGAGGGGAACCTTGCCTGGGGAGCGACATCTCCAGCTGGCTCCGGGTGGGTGACACCGGTCCCAGGGAGGGAACCAAGGGTTGAAGCATCCCACATCCACATGGGGTGACATTTACATCTGGCTCAGGGTGGGTGACACCCATTCCCAGGGAGGGGACCGAGCCTTGGACATCCCTTGAGCCCATTATCATCTCCTGACCTcctcctgcaggctgggggGACATGTCTGACAGGCATGGGAGTGTGGGTGGCCACGGACCCGGCCGGTTTCCAGGACATCGTGGCTGCCAGGGCCGTGCTGAGCGCAggtgcctggctgctgctggctgtgggcattgccctgtccctgctgggcttCCTGGGCTGCTGCGGGGCCCTGCGCCGGAGCCGCccgctcctgctgctggtgaggGAGGGAAgatgggtgggaaggggctgcaggatgTGGGCAGGGGGCACTGGGGGCAGGAGTCACAGGCTGGAGGGTAGTGGGGGATGCAGGTATTCCTGgaagagccaggagctgctgttcctcatCCTCAATATGTCCTGCCATCCACTCCCCACCTTGTGAGTCTCAGCTTAGAGCCCAGAGGATTTTTAAAGCCAGCAAGTAGAGTCAATTCCCTCTGAAGACACTGGCTTGTCCCACATGGCATTTCCAAGATGACCCCACTGCTGGTGAGGGACAGAAATGCCTACTTGAGCACCAAGACCCCTGTTTCTTCAGCATCCCCAGTCCCTTGCAGGCAGTGCTTGTTTTTAACCCCTGCCTTGCAGCCACTGTGGTCAGAGATGTGGCACATGTCCCCAGGAGCTGTACACATGTCCCTGGTCTCAGGgacacagagcacaggcaggactGGTGCAGAGGAGGGCAGGGATAATGTGAGCAGGCTGCTTGTGGGATCAGGCTGGTCTCTGACTCCTTCACCTGCTGCCTTCCAGTTCTTCATCCTTGTCAGCCTCGTCTTCCTCGCACAGCTTGTTGGGGCCATTCTCTTCCTGGTGCACTGGAAACAGGTACTCACACCATCCCCAGCATCAGCAGCCTCCCTCTGTCACACCATGGCCATGGCTCAGAGCCCACCAGGCGACCGGGGCTGGCCTAGGGACACCCTTCCCCTCACTTCTGTCACCAGCACAACACACACCTCAAAGCAGGTGGGGGGATCCAGTGGGTGCCCAGCTcccctcagcaggagctgctgctgagcagggtgggagaggaacattcccagccctggcatcAATTCCACAGGTGCAGCCCGAGCACTTCCTGTCCGAGCTACAGAAGAACTACGGTGGGGATGAGAGTGCTGAGGTCTTCTCCACAGCCTGGAACACCCTCATGGTCActgtgagcagctgggaggCTCCTGGGGGCCACACAGGATCCACCAAGGGTGACCACGGTGATGGTGTTTCCCTTCTGTTCCAGTTCTCGTGTTGTGGTGTTTTAGGACCCAAAGACTTTGGGAACGGCTCCCGCTTCCAGGAGCTGCACCCAGGGATGCCATGGCCACAGGCGTGCTGTGCCCGGGATGGGTTTCTGCTGGCAGgagagctcctgggctgggagcagtgccaggacaggAGCCCTGGCTACATCCATGAGCAGGTATGGCACAAccctgctgtgtctgtgtccctgtcccagcctcagcccttcccaggctCATGGAGCAGAGCATAAGGGACAGAAGCCGGAGACATTGCCTGGCTGTGCTTCCACAGTCCAGTGGCTCCCAAAGTCCT
The Parus major isolate Abel chromosome 26, Parus_major1.1, whole genome shotgun sequence DNA segment above includes these coding regions:
- the LOC107214829 gene encoding tetraspanin-18-like, whose translation is MGSRTNQGWLWPGLCSPLHRDKHCRVPPPGVSMGVLSCMKYLMFIFNVLVFAGGTCLTGMGVWVATDPAGFQDIVAARAVLSAGAWLLLAVGIALSLLGFLGCCGALRRSRPLLLLFFILVSLVFLAQLVGAILFLVHWKQVLTPSPASAASLCHTMAMAQSPPGDRGWPRDTLPLTSVTSTTHTSKQVQPEHFLSELQKNYGGDESAEVFSTAWNTLMVTVSSWEAPGGHTGSTKGPKDFGNGSRFQELHPGMPWPQACCARDGFLLAGELLGWEQCQDRSPGYIHEQGCFFTFGRTLQRYISLPGTCSLAVLGIEIFAMFFAFCLYYNFD